A part of Variovorax sp. HW608 genomic DNA contains:
- the narH gene encoding nitrate reductase subunit beta, which produces MKVRAQIGMVLNLDKCIGCHTCSVTCKNVWTSRPGVEYAWFNNVETKPGIGYPKDWEDQDKWNGGWSRHADGSITPRQGGKWKLLMRIFANPNLPQIDDYYEPFTFDYEHLHTAPEMKAAPTARPRSLITGQRMEKIVWGPNWEEILGGEFAKRSKDRNFDDIQKDIYGQFENTFMMYLPRLCEHCLNPACVASCPSGSIYKREEDGIVLIDQDKCRGWRMCVSGCPYKKIYYNWKSGKAEKCIFCYPRIEAGQPTVCSETCVGRIRYLGVMLYDADRIEQAASVERDKDLYQAQLDVFLDPHDPEVIAQARRDGIPENWLEAARSSPVYKMAMDWKVALPLHPEYRTLPMVWYVPPLSPITGAAQAGHIGSNGEIPDVNQLRIPVKYLANLLTAGDTAPVVRALERMLAMRAWQRGKHVEGEGNAAALQQVGLDAETVEEMYRVMAIANYEDRFVIPSTHREYAENAFDLRGGCGFSFGNGCSDGETDTSLFGGQKKRTIPIRVES; this is translated from the coding sequence ATGAAAGTGCGCGCACAGATCGGCATGGTGCTGAACCTCGACAAGTGCATCGGCTGCCACACGTGCAGCGTGACCTGCAAGAACGTCTGGACCAGCCGGCCCGGCGTCGAGTACGCCTGGTTCAACAACGTCGAGACCAAGCCCGGCATCGGCTACCCCAAGGACTGGGAAGACCAGGACAAGTGGAACGGCGGCTGGTCCCGCCACGCGGACGGCTCGATCACGCCGCGCCAGGGCGGCAAGTGGAAGCTGCTGATGCGCATCTTCGCCAATCCGAACCTGCCGCAGATCGACGACTACTACGAGCCCTTCACCTTCGACTACGAGCACCTGCACACCGCGCCCGAGATGAAGGCCGCGCCCACCGCACGGCCGCGCAGCCTCATCACCGGGCAGCGCATGGAGAAGATCGTCTGGGGCCCGAACTGGGAAGAGATCCTGGGCGGTGAATTCGCCAAGCGCAGCAAGGATCGCAACTTCGACGACATCCAGAAGGACATCTACGGCCAGTTCGAGAACACCTTCATGATGTACTTGCCGCGCCTGTGCGAGCACTGCCTGAACCCGGCGTGCGTGGCCTCGTGCCCCTCGGGCTCGATCTACAAGCGCGAGGAAGACGGCATCGTGCTGATCGACCAGGACAAGTGCCGCGGCTGGCGCATGTGCGTCTCGGGCTGCCCGTACAAGAAGATCTACTACAACTGGAAGAGCGGCAAGGCCGAGAAGTGCATCTTCTGCTACCCGCGCATCGAGGCCGGCCAGCCCACCGTCTGCAGCGAGACTTGCGTGGGCCGCATCCGCTACCTCGGCGTGATGCTCTACGACGCCGATCGCATCGAGCAGGCCGCGAGCGTGGAGCGCGACAAGGACCTGTACCAGGCGCAGCTCGACGTCTTCCTCGACCCCCACGATCCCGAAGTCATCGCGCAGGCGCGTCGCGACGGCATCCCCGAGAACTGGCTCGAGGCCGCGCGCTCGAGCCCGGTCTACAAGATGGCGATGGACTGGAAGGTCGCGCTGCCGCTGCATCCGGAATACCGCACCCTGCCGATGGTCTGGTACGTGCCGCCGCTGTCGCCGATCACCGGCGCGGCGCAGGCCGGCCACATCGGCAGCAATGGCGAGATCCCGGACGTGAACCAGCTGCGCATCCCGGTGAAGTACCTCGCCAACCTGCTCACGGCCGGCGACACCGCGCCCGTGGTCCGCGCGCTCGAACGCATGCTGGCGATGCGCGCCTGGCAGCGCGGCAAGCACGTCGAGGGCGAAGGCAATGCCGCGGCCCTGCAACAGGTCGGCCTCGACGCCGAGACGGTCGAGGAGATGTACCGCGTGATGGCGATCGCCAACTACGAGGACCGCTTCGTCATCCCGAGCACGCACCGCGAGTACGCCGAGAACGCCTTCGACCTGCGCGGCGGCTGCGGCTTCAGCTTCGGCAACGGCTGCTCCGACGGCGAGACCGACACCAGCCTGTTCGGCGGCCAGAAGAAGCGGACCATTCCGATCCGCGTGGAGTCCTGA
- the narJ gene encoding nitrate reductase molybdenum cofactor assembly chaperone, whose protein sequence is MALFNKPTAAPMAHTLRVLARLLAYPDAELRAHLDAMQGALHAEAALDAARLAEIDALIAHLAVSPPLDIEAGYVDLFDRGRATALHLFEHVHGDSRDRGPAMVDLTQTYAQAGLRLRPGELPDHLTVVLEYASTQPPAQAAAFLAEFAHITRSIFSALLERRSPYACVLAAVLELAGEKAQPVPIAPEPALDEAWEEPLAFGGCSTEGQAAPGTPQPVRIVRRAATPSNPHAQGASA, encoded by the coding sequence ATGGCCCTCTTCAACAAGCCCACCGCCGCGCCGATGGCCCACACGCTGCGCGTGCTGGCCCGGCTGCTGGCCTACCCCGACGCCGAACTCCGCGCGCACCTCGATGCGATGCAGGGCGCGCTGCATGCCGAAGCCGCGCTCGATGCGGCCAGGCTCGCCGAAATCGACGCGCTGATCGCGCACCTCGCAGTCAGCCCGCCGCTCGACATCGAAGCCGGGTACGTCGACCTCTTCGACCGCGGCCGCGCCACCGCGCTGCACCTGTTCGAGCATGTGCACGGCGATTCGCGCGATCGCGGCCCCGCGATGGTCGACCTCACGCAGACCTACGCGCAGGCCGGCCTGCGGCTGCGCCCCGGCGAGCTGCCGGACCACCTGACGGTGGTGCTCGAATACGCATCGACGCAGCCGCCCGCGCAGGCCGCCGCCTTCCTGGCGGAATTCGCGCACATCACGCGCAGCATCTTCAGCGCGCTGCTGGAGCGCCGCAGCCCCTATGCCTGCGTGCTCGCCGCGGTGCTCGAACTCGCCGGTGAAAAGGCGCAGCCCGTGCCGATCGCGCCCGAACCCGCGCTCGACGAGGCCTGGGAGGAGCCGCTCGCCTTCGGCGGCTGCTCCACCGAAGGACAGGCCGCGCCCGGCACGCCGCAGCCCGTGCGCATCGTGCGGCGGGCCGCCACCCCCTCCAACCCACACGCCCAAGGAGCCTCGGCATGA
- the narI gene encoding respiratory nitrate reductase subunit gamma, with amino-acid sequence MTRAVHDFLFTVYPYICLAVFLLGSLARFDRDQYTWKSDSSQLLRSGQLRWGSNLFHIGILFLLFGHTVGLLTPHWLYEPFISAGQKQMLAVVSGGTAGLLCFIGLTLLLQRRLSDPRIRATSQPTDIAILVVLWAQLVLGLVTLPFSVHHRDGGTMMILADWAQGIVTFRPNASALAVVDWPFKAHMVLGMTLFLLFPFTRLVHVWSGLASVGYLFRPYQVVRSRRLNLAADRTEPRRPA; translated from the coding sequence ATGACACGCGCGGTCCATGACTTCCTGTTCACGGTCTATCCCTACATCTGCCTCGCGGTGTTCCTGCTCGGCAGCCTGGCGCGCTTCGACCGCGACCAGTACACGTGGAAGAGCGACTCGTCGCAGCTGCTGCGAAGCGGCCAGCTTCGCTGGGGCAGCAACCTGTTCCACATCGGCATCCTGTTCCTGCTGTTCGGCCACACGGTCGGGCTCTTGACGCCGCACTGGCTCTACGAGCCCTTCATCAGCGCCGGCCAGAAGCAGATGCTGGCCGTGGTCTCGGGCGGCACGGCCGGCCTGCTGTGCTTCATCGGGCTCACGCTGCTGCTGCAGCGGCGGCTCTCGGACCCGCGCATCCGCGCCACCAGCCAGCCCACCGACATCGCGATCCTCGTCGTGCTGTGGGCGCAGCTCGTGCTCGGCCTCGTCACGCTGCCCTTCTCGGTGCACCACCGCGACGGCGGCACGATGATGATCCTGGCCGATTGGGCCCAGGGCATCGTCACCTTCCGCCCCAACGCGTCCGCGCTCGCGGTCGTGGATTGGCCCTTCAAGGCGCACATGGTGCTGGGCATGACGCTGTTCCTGCTGTTCCCGTTCACGCGCCTGGTGCATGTGTGGAGCGGGCTCGCATCGGTCGGCTACCTCTTCCGGCCCTACCAGGTGGTGCGCTCGCGGCGGCTGAACCTCGCGGCCGACCGCACAGAGCCGCGCCGTCCGGCCTGA
- a CDS encoding nitrate reductase subunit alpha has protein sequence MSHFLDRLTHFSLPKESFADGHGVTTGEDRTWEDAYRNRWAHDKVVRSTHGVNCTGSCSWKIYVKGGIVTWETQQTDYPRTRWDMPNHEPRGCARGASYSWYLYSANRVKYPMVRGRLLERWRAALAVSKDPVSAWASIAENPEARRDYQQVRGMGGFVRSTWDEVNRLVAAANVYTIKQHGPDRIIGFSPIPAMSMVSYAAGSRYLSLIGGVCMSFYDWYCDLPPASPQIWGEQTDVPESADWYNSTYIIAWGSNVPQTRTPDAHFFTEVRYKGAKTVAVTPDYSEVAKLADLWMHPKQGTDAALAMAMGHVALNEFYFKRRSAYFDDYARRYTDLPMLVMLKEKQHADGRTTLVPDRYLRASDFNGKLGQGNNPDWKTVAFDTDGRAVLPNGSIGFRWGAEGREDAGKWNLESKEARHDADVRLKLSVLEDGAQAHEVQDVSFPYFGGVETPHFIANTQKGDVIDARVPVVRLRLGKEGEYREAFVATVFDLQAAQYGIDRGLGSGAASYDDNAPYTPAWAESITGVPRDQIATVARQFADNADRTQGKSMVIIGAAMNHWYHADMNYRGVINLLMMCGCIGQSGGGWAHYVGQEKLRPQTGWTALAFALDWIRPPRQMNSTSFFYAHTDQWRYEKLGMEEIVSPLADKSLYGGSMIDYNVRAERMGWLPSAPQLKTNPLQVVKDAGKAGMEPRDYVVQGLRDGTLQMSCEDPDAPQNWPRNMFVWRSNLLGSSGKGHEYFLKHLLGTSNGVQGKDLGADDAKPAEVEWHAQAPEGKLDLLVTLDFRMSTTCLYSDIVLPTASWYEKNDLNTSDMHPFIHPLSAAVDPVWQSRSDWEIYKGFAKAFSEVCVGHLGVEREVVLTPLMHDTPAELAQPFEVKDWKKGECELVPGKTAPQIAVVERDYPNLYKRFTALGPLMDKLGNGGKGIAWKTETEVTQLGQLNGFTQAEGATKGRPRIVTDIDACEVILQLAPETNGHVAVKAWEALSKATGRDHKHLALYREDEKIRYRDVQAQPRKIISSPTWSGIESETVSYNAGYTNVHELIPWRTLTGRQQFYQDHPWMIAFGEGFSSYRPPVDMKATNGMHGIKPNGNAEILLNFITPHQKWGIHSTYSDNLLMLTLNRGGPVVWLSEDDAKKAGIEDNDWVELFNVNGAIAARAVVSQRVHPGMVLMYHAQEKIINTPGSEITGTRGGIHNSVTRIVLKPTHMIGGYAQLSYGFNYYGTIGTNRDEFVVVRKMNKVDWLDQPQNTPLDKVHNV, from the coding sequence ATGAGCCATTTCCTCGATCGCCTCACCCACTTCAGCCTCCCCAAGGAAAGCTTCGCCGACGGCCACGGCGTGACCACCGGCGAAGACCGGACCTGGGAAGACGCCTACCGCAACCGATGGGCGCACGACAAGGTCGTGCGCAGCACGCACGGCGTGAACTGCACGGGCTCCTGCTCGTGGAAGATCTACGTCAAGGGCGGCATCGTCACCTGGGAAACCCAGCAGACCGACTATCCGCGCACGCGCTGGGACATGCCCAACCACGAGCCGCGCGGCTGTGCGCGCGGCGCCTCGTACTCGTGGTACCTCTACAGCGCCAACCGCGTGAAATACCCGATGGTGCGCGGCCGCCTGCTCGAACGCTGGCGCGCCGCGCTCGCGGTGAGCAAGGACCCGGTCTCGGCCTGGGCCTCGATCGCCGAGAACCCCGAGGCGCGCCGCGACTACCAGCAGGTGCGCGGCATGGGCGGCTTCGTGCGCAGCACCTGGGACGAGGTCAACCGGCTGGTCGCCGCCGCCAACGTCTACACGATCAAGCAGCACGGGCCGGACCGCATCATCGGCTTCTCGCCGATCCCGGCGATGAGCATGGTCAGCTACGCGGCCGGCAGCCGCTACCTGAGCCTGATCGGCGGCGTCTGCATGAGCTTCTACGACTGGTACTGCGACCTGCCGCCGGCCAGCCCGCAGATCTGGGGCGAGCAGACCGACGTGCCCGAATCGGCCGACTGGTACAACTCCACCTACATCATCGCCTGGGGCAGCAACGTGCCGCAGACGCGCACGCCCGATGCGCACTTCTTCACCGAGGTGCGCTACAAGGGCGCGAAGACCGTGGCGGTCACGCCCGACTACAGCGAGGTCGCCAAGCTCGCCGACCTCTGGATGCACCCCAAGCAGGGCACCGATGCCGCGCTCGCGATGGCGATGGGCCATGTCGCGCTCAACGAGTTCTACTTCAAGCGGCGCAGCGCCTACTTCGACGACTACGCGCGCCGCTACACCGATCTGCCGATGCTGGTGATGCTCAAGGAAAAGCAGCATGCCGACGGCCGCACCACCCTCGTGCCCGACCGCTACCTGCGCGCGAGCGACTTCAACGGCAAGCTGGGCCAGGGCAACAACCCGGACTGGAAGACCGTCGCCTTCGACACCGACGGACGCGCGGTGCTGCCCAACGGCTCGATCGGCTTCCGCTGGGGCGCCGAAGGGCGCGAGGACGCCGGCAAGTGGAACCTGGAAAGCAAGGAAGCGCGCCACGACGCCGACGTGCGCCTGAAGCTCTCGGTGCTCGAGGACGGCGCGCAGGCGCATGAAGTGCAGGACGTGAGCTTCCCGTACTTCGGCGGTGTCGAGACGCCCCACTTCATCGCCAACACGCAGAAGGGCGACGTGATCGACGCCCGCGTGCCGGTCGTGCGCCTGCGCCTGGGCAAGGAAGGCGAATACCGCGAGGCCTTCGTGGCGACCGTGTTCGATCTGCAGGCGGCGCAGTACGGCATCGACCGCGGCCTCGGCAGCGGCGCTGCGAGCTACGACGACAACGCGCCCTACACGCCCGCCTGGGCCGAATCCATCACCGGGGTGCCGCGCGATCAGATCGCCACCGTCGCGCGCCAGTTCGCCGACAACGCGGACCGGACGCAGGGCAAGTCGATGGTCATCATCGGCGCGGCGATGAACCACTGGTACCACGCCGACATGAACTACCGCGGCGTCATCAACCTCTTGATGATGTGCGGCTGCATCGGCCAGAGCGGCGGCGGCTGGGCGCACTACGTGGGCCAGGAGAAGCTGCGCCCGCAGACCGGCTGGACCGCCCTCGCCTTCGCGCTCGACTGGATCCGCCCGCCGCGCCAGATGAACAGCACCAGCTTCTTCTACGCCCACACCGACCAGTGGCGCTACGAGAAGCTCGGCATGGAAGAGATCGTCTCGCCGCTGGCCGACAAGTCGCTCTACGGCGGCAGCATGATCGACTACAACGTGCGCGCCGAGCGCATGGGCTGGCTGCCGAGCGCGCCGCAGCTCAAGACCAATCCGCTGCAGGTGGTGAAGGATGCGGGCAAGGCCGGGATGGAGCCGCGCGACTACGTCGTGCAGGGCTTGCGTGACGGCACCTTGCAGATGAGCTGCGAAGACCCGGACGCGCCGCAGAACTGGCCGCGCAACATGTTCGTCTGGCGCAGCAACCTGCTGGGCTCCAGCGGCAAGGGCCACGAGTACTTCCTCAAGCACCTGCTCGGCACCTCGAACGGCGTGCAGGGCAAGGATCTCGGCGCCGATGACGCCAAGCCGGCCGAGGTCGAATGGCATGCCCAGGCGCCCGAAGGCAAGCTCGACCTGCTCGTGACGCTCGACTTCCGCATGAGCACCACCTGCCTGTATTCGGACATCGTGCTGCCCACCGCGAGCTGGTACGAGAAGAACGACCTCAACACCAGCGACATGCACCCCTTCATCCACCCGCTCTCGGCGGCGGTGGACCCGGTGTGGCAGTCGCGCAGCGACTGGGAGATCTACAAGGGCTTCGCCAAGGCCTTCAGCGAGGTGTGCGTCGGCCATCTCGGCGTCGAGCGCGAAGTGGTGCTCACGCCGCTGATGCACGACACGCCCGCCGAACTCGCGCAGCCCTTCGAGGTCAAGGATTGGAAGAAGGGCGAGTGCGAGCTGGTGCCCGGCAAGACCGCGCCGCAGATCGCGGTGGTCGAGCGCGACTACCCGAACCTCTACAAGCGCTTCACCGCGCTCGGCCCGCTGATGGACAAGCTCGGCAACGGCGGCAAGGGCATCGCGTGGAAGACCGAGACCGAGGTCACGCAGCTCGGCCAGCTCAACGGCTTCACGCAAGCCGAGGGCGCGACGAAGGGCCGGCCGAGGATCGTCACCGACATCGACGCCTGCGAAGTCATCCTGCAGCTCGCGCCCGAGACCAACGGCCACGTGGCGGTGAAGGCGTGGGAAGCACTGTCCAAGGCCACCGGCCGCGACCACAAGCACCTCGCGCTCTACCGCGAGGATGAGAAGATCCGCTACCGCGACGTGCAGGCGCAGCCGCGCAAGATCATCAGCAGCCCGACCTGGAGCGGCATCGAGAGCGAGACGGTGAGCTACAACGCCGGCTACACCAACGTCCACGAGCTGATCCCATGGCGCACGCTGACGGGCCGCCAGCAGTTCTACCAGGACCACCCGTGGATGATCGCCTTCGGCGAAGGCTTCTCGAGCTACCGCCCGCCGGTGGACATGAAGGCCACCAACGGCATGCACGGCATCAAGCCCAACGGCAATGCCGAGATCCTCTTGAACTTCATCACGCCGCACCAGAAGTGGGGCATCCACAGCACCTACAGCGACAACCTGCTGATGCTGACGCTCAACCGCGGCGGACCGGTGGTGTGGCTCAGCGAGGACGACGCGAAGAAGGCCGGCATCGAGGACAACGACTGGGTGGAGCTGTTCAACGTGAACGGCGCGATCGCGGCGCGCGCGGTGGTGAGCCAGCGCGTCCACCCCGGCATGGTGCTCATGTACCACGCGCAGGAGAAGATCATCAACACCCCGGGGTCGGAGATCACCGGCACGCGCGGCGGCATCCACAACTCGGTGACCCGCATCGTGCTCAAGCCCACGCACATGATCGGCGGCTACGCGCAGCTGAGCTACGGCTTCAACTACTACGGAACCATCGGCACCAACCGCGACGAGTTCGTGGTGGTGCGCAAGATGAACAAGGTCGACTGGCTCGATCAACCGCAAAACACCCCACTCGACAAGGTCCACAACGTATGA
- a CDS encoding peptidylprolyl isomerase, translated as MTTLTDLPSVNGVALARDGESPGPEALRQRACTELLRQAAMRAGLLDAADPAPVEGATSDAATRAIEALLEREIVRPEPSEEACRRHHAAHPKHYASGERVHARHVLFAVTPGVDIALVRMRAEACLLDLRCQDAASASEAFAAMAAEFSNCPSGAHGGELGWLTTNDCAPEFARALFGGREIGVLPQLVPTRFGLHVVEVLAREGGAVPAFEAVRSAVAQALRQQSYVTALRQYLSLLAGAARIEGVDLDAATTPLVQ; from the coding sequence ATGACCACACTGACCGACCTGCCCTCGGTGAACGGCGTTGCGCTCGCGCGCGACGGCGAATCGCCGGGCCCCGAAGCACTGCGCCAGCGCGCCTGCACCGAACTGCTGCGGCAGGCCGCGATGCGCGCCGGCCTGCTCGATGCGGCCGACCCCGCGCCGGTCGAAGGCGCGACCAGCGATGCGGCGACCCGCGCCATCGAGGCGCTGCTCGAGCGCGAGATCGTCCGGCCCGAGCCCTCGGAAGAAGCCTGCCGCCGCCACCACGCCGCGCACCCGAAGCACTACGCCAGCGGCGAGCGCGTGCATGCGCGCCACGTGCTCTTCGCGGTCACGCCCGGCGTCGACATCGCGCTCGTGCGCATGCGCGCCGAAGCCTGCCTGCTCGACCTGCGCTGCCAGGATGCCGCGAGCGCGAGCGAGGCCTTCGCCGCCATGGCCGCCGAGTTCTCCAACTGCCCGAGCGGTGCGCACGGCGGCGAGCTCGGCTGGCTGACCACGAACGACTGCGCGCCCGAATTCGCACGCGCCTTGTTCGGCGGCCGGGAAATCGGCGTGCTGCCGCAACTGGTTCCGACCCGCTTCGGCCTGCACGTGGTGGAAGTGCTGGCGCGCGAAGGCGGCGCGGTGCCGGCCTTCGAGGCGGTCCGGTCGGCCGTCGCGCAGGCCCTGCGCCAGCAGAGCTACGTGACCGCCCTGCGCCAGTACCTGAGCCTCCTGGCCGGCGCGGCGCGCATCGAAGGCGTCGATCTGGACGCCGCCACGACACCTCTGGTTCAATGA